From the genome of Adhaeribacter pallidiroseus:
GCCTTATTAATACGAATACTTATTCCGGAATAACTATTCAAATTAGTTTTGCTGATATATCCATCATAAATAATAAGTTTACAACCTTTTTAATGCTATTTAGTTAGAAAAACATAAAGGCTATTAGCGCTAGTAGATCATAATATCCTTTTTAGTTCACGGTAATTAAATGTAATCTTTCCAGATAAAAATTACTACTTCACGTTAACATATATTTTGGGTCTTACCACAACTTGTTATCTATGGCCAATCAAAATTCCACCGAAACATTAACCCAGCTCGATGAGCTTAGTATAAATACCATCCGGTTTCTTTCTGCGGATATGGTTCAGAAAGCCAATTCCGGACACCCGGGCTTACCTTTAGGAGCAGCTCCCATGGCCTACGTGCTTTGGTCGCGTTTTTTAAGGTTTAACCCGAAAGACCCGCATTGGCAAAATCGGGATCGGTTTATTCTTTCGGCTGGACATGGCTCGGCTTTATTATACAGTTTATTGCATTTATACGGGTATGATTTACCTATGCCGGAATTAGAAAAATTCCGGCGAATTGGTTCGCAAACGCCTGGGCACCCGGAATCGATGCTCACTCCGGGCATTGAAGTAACCACCGGGCCTTTGGGCCAGGGATTTGGCAATGGAGTTGGAGTGGCACTGGCCGAAGCTTTTTTAGCCGCCAAATACAACCGCCCGGATTTTGATTTAATTGATCATTACACCTACGGCATTGTGAGCGATGGCGATTTAATGGAAGGCTTAACGGCCGAAGCTGCTTCTTTGGCGGGCCATTTAAAATTGGGTAAACTTATTTTTCTGTACGATGATAATGATATTTCCCTGGACGGCCCAACCAGTCTCGCTTTTACGGAAGATGTATTAGCGCGCTTTGAGGCTTATGGCTGGCATACCCAGCGGGTAAATAATGGTAATGATATTGAAGCTATTGACCAAGCCATTCGCGCGGCGCAAGAAGAAACCGGAAAGCCTTCGCTTATTTCAATTAAAACTATTATTGGCTATGGCAGTCCTTTGCAGGGTACCAGTAAAGTACATGGCAACCCGCTGGGCGAGGAAAATTTAAAAAAAGCCAAAGAAAACTTAGGCTGGGATCCGGCCAAGTTTTTTTACGTACCCGACGAAGTGCAGGAGCACTTATTGGAGCCTAGTAAAAAAGGAGCTTCCCTGCAACAAGATTGGCAAGATTTGTTTGAAGAATACAGCCACGCTTATAGCACCGAAGGAGAGGAATTACGCTTAACCTACCACGGAGAACTTCCGTCGGGTTGGGACAGCAATTTGCCCGTTTTTACCCCCGCTGATTCTATGGCTACCCGGCAAGCTTCGGGCAAAGCATTGGAAGCTATTAAGAAAACGGTGCCCTGGGTGATTGGCGGTTCTGCCGATTTAGCTAGTTCTAACGAAATGCCTACCAAAGGCGAACTTAGTTTTCAGCCGGGCAGCTACGATCATTCTAATATTTGGTTTGGGGTTCGGGAGCACGGCATGGGCGCTATTTTAAACGGCATGGCCTCGCACCGGGGCGTACGGGTATATGGCGGTACTTTTTTAACTTTTTCGGACTACATGCGCGGCTCGATTCGGTTAGCGGCCCTTACCGAAGCCCCGGTTACTTACGTCTTCACGCACGATAGTATTGCCGTAGGCGAAGATGGCCCCACCCACCAACCCGTGGAGCATGTAACAGCTCTGCGCACCATTCCGAACTTAACGGTAATCCGACCGGCAGATGCTAATGAAACCGTAGAAGCCTGGCGCATTGCCATGACCCGCATGAAAGGACCGGTGGCCCTCATACTTACCCGGCAAAAGTTACCCACCTTCGACCGGAGTGTTTATGCTGCTGCGAGCAATGTTGAAAAAGGCGCTTATACCTTAAGCGATGCCGAAGGTACGCCGGATGTTATTTTAATAGGAACTGGCTCCGAAGTACAATTAGCCCTGGGAGCCCAGGCAGAATTAAAAAAAGAAGGTATTCAGGCCCGAGTGGTAAGCATGCCTTCCTGGGAATTATTCGATCAGCAAGACCAAGCTTACCGCGA
Proteins encoded in this window:
- the tkt gene encoding transketolase, whose protein sequence is MANQNSTETLTQLDELSINTIRFLSADMVQKANSGHPGLPLGAAPMAYVLWSRFLRFNPKDPHWQNRDRFILSAGHGSALLYSLLHLYGYDLPMPELEKFRRIGSQTPGHPESMLTPGIEVTTGPLGQGFGNGVGVALAEAFLAAKYNRPDFDLIDHYTYGIVSDGDLMEGLTAEAASLAGHLKLGKLIFLYDDNDISLDGPTSLAFTEDVLARFEAYGWHTQRVNNGNDIEAIDQAIRAAQEETGKPSLISIKTIIGYGSPLQGTSKVHGNPLGEENLKKAKENLGWDPAKFFYVPDEVQEHLLEPSKKGASLQQDWQDLFEEYSHAYSTEGEELRLTYHGELPSGWDSNLPVFTPADSMATRQASGKALEAIKKTVPWVIGGSADLASSNEMPTKGELSFQPGSYDHSNIWFGVREHGMGAILNGMASHRGVRVYGGTFLTFSDYMRGSIRLAALTEAPVTYVFTHDSIAVGEDGPTHQPVEHVTALRTIPNLTVIRPADANETVEAWRIAMTRMKGPVALILTRQKLPTFDRSVYAAASNVEKGAYTLSDAEGTPDVILIGTGSEVQLALGAQAELKKEGIQARVVSMPSWELFDQQDQAYRDEVLPPAVRKRVSVEAGITLAWYKYVGSEGAVIGIDRYGESGAGDKVLEAFGFTVAHVCEKARALFQ